A region of the Conger conger chromosome 6, fConCon1.1, whole genome shotgun sequence genome:
ACCGGGCCCAGCACCAGCTGGGCGAGTTCAAGAACTGGTTCCAGGAGTACATGAACAGCCCCGACAGACGGTGCGTCCACACTGCACCTCACCCTGCCCAATATCcagctatacaaatacattagtcTCTGAAGTTACACAACCAGGAATTAGTCCCCACTGTCCTAACTAAACTAAATGAGTCTCTAACATCCAAGCTACACAACCAGAATTTAGATTTTATCCCAGTATAGTAGCTAAATAAAAATAGGGATAAGTCTCTGTAGTTCTAGCTAAAAACAGAGGGattagcctctgtagttctagTTTAATAACCGGGATTAGTCTGTAGTTCTGGCTAAAAAAAACAGGGATTAGTCTCTGTCGTTctagctaaaaataaaaatagggaTAAGTCTCCATAGTTCTAGCTAAAAACAACAGGGATAAGTCCCCGTAGTTCTAGCTAAATAAACTGGGATAAGTCCCCGTAGTTCTAGCTAAAAACAACAGGGATAAGTCTCCATAGTTCTAGCTAAAAACAACAGGGATAAGTCCCCATAGTTCTAGCTAAATAAACTGGGATAAGTCCCCGTAGTTCTAGCTAAAAACAACAGGGATAAGTCTCCATAGTTCTAGCTAAATGAACAGGGATAAGTCCCCATGGTTCTAGCTAAATAAACAGGGATAAGTCCCCATAGTTTTAGCTaaacctctcctcctctctccagtttgGCTCCCGCCACAGAGAATAAGCTCCGCCTACATTACCGCCGCGTGCTGCGGAACAGTGCCGACCCCTACAAGCGCGCCGTCTACTGCCTCATCGGCAAGTGCGACATCGCCGACAACCACGGGGAGGTCGCCGACAAGACCGAGGACTACCTGTGGCTCAAGGTGAGGGTCTGACCTGGATCCCCAGTCCACATTACTGTGCTTGAGATGGAAGTGCATGCCTCTTAAGACCTGTGATTACCTGCACTATTACATTTACTCGATTGTAGTCTCAGAAGTACGCATCTGTAGTCAGCTGGCCATTGAGAACCTGTGTCATTGTAGTCCAGATGTGCTCATCTGTGTTTGCGGTACTTGAAACTGATGTGCTCAGCTGTTCTTAGCCTCGTCTCCGTGGTTACCTCCACAGCTGAACCAGGTCTGCTTCGAGGACGACGCCAACAGCGCACCCCAGGACAGACTGACCCTGGCACAGCTTCAGAAACAGCTGCTGGAAGACTAtggtgaggcgtgtgtgtgtctgtgtgactcacTCTGTTGGAAGACTGGGTCCTGTGACCCCTGCCAGGCTGAAGATTAGTCTCCATTAACAGCATTGTGTGAGTCTAGCCTCATAGACTGATATGGGCATTTCGCTGTGCTGGAAACGCTGAGACGGGCAGGTTTGCGGGTTCCGCAATAGGCGAGCAGCGAGGAGATCGCTTGgcatcaaacccccccccccccccccccactctctccctctttccctctctccctttctctctgtctttcctccctccctctatcttcccctgctcctctccctctatctctctcggtTTATCCCTCTCTCCGCGCAGTCTGCTGAGCTCAGATAAAGAACTGCCTGCCTGTGCAGCTCCCATCCCTCCGTTCTCACACTTCTCTCTTCCGCTGAGGTGCGAGAGCGGAGTTTTATCGCGCTCCCGCTCTGAAATAAAGGAACCGGGAGGTGTTCGCCAGACTGAATGCATCAGCAGTTCTCAGAAGAgactctgctctccctctgttGTATTCAGCACGGAGGTTATAATTGCCTGGGAGCGACAGGTAGCTTCAAACCCGGCTAATAAGACGCATCAGCTTTATGCAAATGCGTTACCGCTTCAATGGTAGCTGTGTAGTTTCCAGGAGAAaaacttttcttcttttttcatttttttagttttgcacATTTTGTTTCACATTGTGGAAGGCTGTCTTTCCCcagattttttgaaaatgttgttttatgtgTTTGAAAACgtagtttttttccctttttgcaTTAGAATGAAATGATTTTGTCTGTGATCAGCATCAGTATGTTGTTTTCACATtgcttttaatattattattattatttttagtttttatatttttttaactttgttttactttggaTTCCATGAATCTGTTTTATATGCTGGattttgtattttacatttagcaGATAGAATGATCCGTTACATCGATGTTGTTTTTAAGTTTGACTACACTTGACGTGTATAGCTTCCGTTGATACGTCCTGTTGGATATTGGTACATGTTGTGTTGTTTGCTCGTTGCGTTGACGCGGTTTCTCCTCCGCCCTCCAGGAGAGTCGCACTTCTCGGCGAGCCAGCAGCCCTTCCTGTACTTCCAGGTGCTGTTCCTGACTGCGCAGTTCGAGGCAGCCGTGGCCTTTCTGTTCCGCGTGGAGCGTCTGCGCAGTCACGCCGTGCACGTGGCCCTGGTCCTCTACGAGCTGCGTCTGCTGCTCAAGTCATCAGGCCAGAGCGCCCAGCTgcgtgagtcctgctgtctgtctgtctgtctgtctgtctgtctgtctgtctgtctgtctgtgagggcCAGAGCGCCTCTGTTCATCTTTCTGTCTTTAAGGTAGataattcattattaatcaCACTGCATTCCTCCTGCTGTGACAAAAGCCTCCTTAGAGTTGCTGGCTTTGCTGGTGAGCTACAGTAACTGTGTAATAAACTGCTTCAACTGCTCAATTGCGAGCTGATGTACAGTGAAATCTGGcattacctgtgtgtctgaggctAGATTGGGGGCGGCTGATGTAAACCCATATAAATGAAAGGGCTGTTTTCCTGTGAGAACCGCTAACTCTGCATTTGCGTTCCCTCAGTGAGTCAGGAGGCGGGGGACCCCCCCATGGTGCGGCGCCTCAACTTCATCCGCCTGCTCATGCTCTACACCCGCAAGTTCGAGTCCACCGACCCCCGCGAGGCTCTGCAGTACTTCTACTTCCTGCGGTAGGCTCCACCCCCGTGTCCCTGTTTCCGCATCTTTATTACTGCCTGCTAGGCCTGCAACGATTAGTCGACGTCTTCGACGTCGACCAGGAAATTCCGTctatttgcattttcatgatCGACCCGTCGTATTGTTTTCAACATGGCAGCGGGAAACCCAGCTGAGAGTGCTGGAAAGATTTCATTCCAAGAAAACCCGAGCAAAGCCGAAACGGCAGATCACAGCAGCACAACGGCCATGCACAAAcaccgttaaaaaaaaaaaaggcatccAGGAGCTGTGATGTTAGGTTATTGCTATTGTTATGTATATTTAGCTCATATGTAACGTTAACGTCAACATTTTTATTCTCAGAATGAGCTGTATTACATTaattgagtgattgagtgatttTAGTTAAATTAACCTAAAACCCCCATGCATGTCTGAAATCTAGATCTCTCGTATTAACGTAAATACAGAATTGATCATTGTTGCAATTGGACTAGATTGTTTGAATTGTTATAATGCTACAGTTACACTAACGTTACAAAGCCCCATTTCCACTGCCGAGTTGTGACGGCTCCAGCCACTTAACGTTATGCATGCCGGTAGCAATATTAGGCTACTCTGTAACTCTGCGAAAATTTGACCACggttttacattccattaatcAGCGATCGAGTGTTTTATAAGGCAAGCAAAAGGCAACATCAGCAGCTGTTATAATTAACATTAGTTTTTTATTAACATCTCTGATTTTACTTATGTGCCGTCTTTGCAGTGGAAATAGCAGACGTTCGTAGTCATGCGCAACATGTCatctaatgaatgaatgagtgaatgagtcacACTCGAAATATAAATAACTTctgttaaaatatgtttattcaacaaattTAAATTTCAATGTTTTCATGTCCAAGTCCAACGTTTACAATCACCCTTATAAACACATAGCCTAATAAACAAGTAGCCATGTGCGCACTGTACGGTAATGAGTGCAGCCTCTCCATCGGATAATCTCGTTAAATCTTTTTCAGCATGTAGCTACAGGCATAGATAAATTgtatataatgaaaaacaatgtcatAGTAACTGGTGGGTGTCATTATTTCAAGATAATGAAGTAGCTATAATGAGTCAATACATTAAAAGCAGTAAAACATGGCAAGTAGGTGACTGGCCCACACAGCATTTATGGGCTTAAACTTCATGGCTcatgatgaatattattatcaatattattaatattatattattatcaataagtacaaatcttaaaataaaatgtaattgtaattttcCAGTCTATGTGTAGAATtgtgcaactgcaaactaattcTGATACTTTTTACGAATAGTAAATTCgttaaagggcggcctgtagcatagtggttaaggtaaatgactgggacacgcaaggtcggtggttctaatcccggtgtagccacaataagatccgcacagccgttgggcccctgagcaaggcccgtagccctgcattgctccaggggaggactgtctcctgcttagtctaatcaactgtaagtcgttctggataagagcgtctgccaaatgccaataatgtaaattaatCTTTCGATTAATCGACTAATCTATAAAATAATTGACAGATTacacaataacaaaataatcgTTAGTTGCAGCCCTAGTGCCTGCACAGTCTGATGGGTGTCCCTGTTTCCACATCTTTATGACTGTCTGCAGTCTGACTGGTAGAGACCCGTGTCCCTGTTTCCACATCTTTATGACTGTCTGCAGTCTGACTGGTAGAGACCCGTGTCCCTGTTTCCACATCTTTATGACTGTCTGCAGTCTGACTGGTAGAGAGCTGGGCAGCTCGCAGGTTCAGTTCACAGGTGGGGCACTATCGTTGTACCCTTGGACAGGAAACTTCCTGTAACCTGAGTTATTTAAGAAAGAATCTAACTGAGTGTgttgtcattctctctctctctctctctctctctctctctctctctctatctgacTTGAATATATTCCCCTTAACCGTGCTGTTACGCACATGCAGAAACGTCTCTGTTGACGGTCGCGACAGCAGTGTGCACGACAGGAAAATGACAAGCAAATGATCACATTCTTTCTCTGTCAGTTTCTGAGCTGTGTCTTTATTTTCAAGTCCAAAAATAAATCTTGCACTGTTAATAAAGGATTACCAGCCTATGAAGATAAGCTACAGTCAACGCAAGAACAAAGCTCTACGCTCGACTCTAATGTTCTCTGACAAGTGCTTCTGTTTGCCTTTGATTACCTTTTGTTTAGGGTGTCAGACTCTGACAGTCACGGCATTCACAGCTGCATTACGCCACGCAGCCTCACGCTGCAGTTCAGCCGCTTCGCTTCTCTTTAGATGGCGGCTGACTCGCTGAATCCGGGAGGATTCAGGTCATGGCGGAGAGAGCTGGGTCTTCATAAATAACTCAGCGTGGCCTACGAATGCGTTATGAATTATGCAGGGAGCCTTGTTCCAACATGCTGTGGGAACCGTGGGCTGAGGACACAGGATGGCTTGTGTTAAGTTCCTGTGGCCGAATATTATATCACAATCAATGTTCCCATGCCTCTGTTAGTAATTCCTAACTATACGGTATATCATCATACAAGTCTATTTGCAGTGTTCTGATATGTGACTGCATATTGCCGGTGTATTGCAGGGTTCTAATTGGGGACTGTATTGCGGGATTGGAGATTGTGTATTGCCGGGCTGTGAATGGATACTGTGTATCACAAGGCTCTGATTAATCTCTTTTTGcttggtttgtgtgtttccaTCTCTTCTGATGTTATTCCCAGCAATGAGAAGGATAGCCAGGGGGAGAACATGTTCATGCGCTGTGTCAGCGAGTTGGTCATCGAGAGCCGAGAGGTGGGTccgggtgtttgtgtgtttgtgtgtgcgtgtgtgcatgtgtgtgcgtgtgtgtgtgcgtgtgtgtatgtgtgtgcctgtgtgtgtgtgtgtgtgtgtgtgtgtgcgtgcgcgtgcgtgcgtgcgtgcgtgtgtgtatgtgcgcgtgctcgtgtgtgtgtgtatgtacacgtaATGGCTAAAAAGCTTGGGAGATATTGCTCCATCACATTGTTCAGTAGATAGGCTGCATGTTCTGCTCAGCAGACTCGTATGTGAATTTGCTGAGATACACAGATATGTAATGTCTTGGCACCCAAAACTCttgtatatgactgtgtgtaagCTCGTATttgtggattcaaatacgtCATTTGTACGTGTGGGAGCTGGGAGAGATTCACTGTACAGGAAAGGCCCTAAAAACGTAATGCTTTAACCTCCGTTTTTTCCGCAGTTTGACATGCTTCTGGGACGGCTGGAGAAAGACGGCAGCAGGAAGGTGAGCTCTCTCGTGGCTACCCCTTCTCGTGTGCagtgttccagaatgttctgacACGAGGCAGGAGTTCTCAGAACGGGCTGCCTAGTCTTCAGTGCTCTATAAATCCGTAACCCAGGGAAACCGAATCCCCGGGCTATTTCTGGTATTCAGAGAGGTAGTCTCCTGTTCCCTCAGCCCGGAGCCATCGACAAGTTCGCCGGAGACACGCGGGCCATCATCAGCAAAGTGGCGCAGGAGGCGGAGAACAAGGGGCTGTTCgaggaggccgtcaagctgtaCGAGCTGGCCAAGGTGAGACGTGGGATTTAGTGCTGTTTGCGATGTCGTAAAACCCCTCACTGCACTCACTTGTCCTGCTGTAAGGCAGGGTGTGAATTAAATCCATCATTTCATACTCTCAGCACCATCAACTTTAATAGCTTAGCGGTTGTCGGTTTAGTGCAGggctgcctaaccctgttcctggagatctactgtcctgggGGTTCTCTCTGCAACCCTGACAAAGTACACCTCACCTAGTAGAAtcgggtgtgccaaattagggttgaaacaAAAGCCCACAAGATGctagatctcctggaacagggttgggcagccctggtttagTGTAAGAGATGGATAgattccttttctttctttacttGTCTCTCTTTGCTTCTCTTCACCTCTCGTTTCTCTCCCTTGTCTCCTCTCTTTATCTTTTTGTCTATTCAGTTCAGTAAGTAATGCTTTCTTGGCATTGTTGCAGAAAACAATACTGCCATTAAGCAAGCGTTGGCAAAATTAGTGCAGCTGCAATGaagataatttaaaataaaggatAGAAAGGGAAACCCAGCAAGGGTTCTTGGACAAGTATGGAAAGGTGTGGAATTATAAATTACTTTTTGATTTACTTGAGTAGATTCTATGACCTCTAAGAAGATATTTTGTCAAAAGCCAATTAAAGTAACCTTCCTTTTATTTCCGAATGAGATTATTTGTAATTtgcaataaataacattttattctgtATTGGATAGATAATGAAATGTTAAAAGTAAAAATCCCAACCGAATCCTCATCTAAGGGGAGAATATAATCCTGATAAtaatctctctccttctctcagaaCCCAGACAAggttctggagctgatgaacaGGCTGCTGAGCCCGGTGGTGGCTCAGATCAGTGCCCCCCAGTCCAACAAGGAACGGCTGAAGAACTTGGCGCTGGCCATCGCCGAACGGTGAGACCCGAgaacagtgcattgtgggaaagccCAAGTCCTTGTGGATGAATATGGCAGAGCTCCCTTTAGCTGTCAGTGATTGACTTAGACTAAGTATCAACTCAGGTTTTTCTCTTCACACAGACATTTTTCTGCCTCCGTGTTTTGCCTCCTGACAGCCAGATATCAATAAACCCAAATTCATTTCTGCATAGTGCTGAACCAAGATGTGAGAACTGCAACTTTCTATGAAGGTTGCAGATTACCTGCTATTGACTTGTGTTGTATCCATGATAAAAATGATTGACTTTAACTCTGGTATCGTTATTCTGTGGTGCGTTATGGGGAGGCCCGGGTCCTCCTGTACCTCGGTCCTTTAGACATTGGCTGGtcatgttgccatggtgacaggCGTGTTCCTTCTCTCCGCAGTTACCGGACCCACGGCGTGGCGGGGGACAAGTCCGTGGACAGCACCTTCTACCtgctgctggacctcaccacGTTCTTCGACGAGTACCACGCAGGCCACATCGACCGCGCTTACGATGTGAGTGCTCCCGATACCAGGCTTTACCGtggcacagtgtgtgtttatctcaGGAGACCGCAAGGGCCCGTCGCACAATCGCTCTGTTTCTCCCGCTCGCTCTCCTCTCTGCGTTGCtccatttctccttttttttgctCCCCATCCCCTTTTCTCTTCCCTTCTGCATGCCTCCCATCCTCTTTCTCTTACCTtccctgtctcctgtctgtctccttACTCCCCCcaacgctctctctccctgtcttgcACTTTCTTTCTTGCTCTGCATCTCATTTTCACCCTCTTTTGTCCCTCTCTCTTatatgtgctctctctctctctctctctctctctctctcaggtgatgGAGAGGCTGAAGCTGGTTCCTCTCAGTCAGGACAGCGTAGAGGAGAGGGTGGCGGCCTTCCGGAACTTCAGCGACGAGGTGAGCCGCGTTTCTTTGCCTCTTTTTCCTGGTGTGCTGGAGCGTGAATGTACCGCTCGCTCACACAGGCTCCCAGAGTTACGCCACCCCGCTCTGATTCCAGGTCCGGCATAACCTGTCAGAGGTCCTCCTGGCCACCATGAACATCCTGTTCACGCAGTACAAGCGCCTGAAGGGGGCGCCGGCGGGCACCCCGGGCCGGCCACAGCGCTCCATGGAGGACCAGGATttggtgaggggagggggggggggggctggggtgaGGGGGTCAAAGGTTTTCAGGGGTGGGCAGGATTTCAATCGcatgtgtttgaaatgtgtattcGAATTGGTCGCTCGCCTGCTTTGTTGGTATGCTTTTACCTCTGCACCACCTGCAACCTATGACCTCGCTATGTCGAtagtagtttgtgtgtgtttatattgcgtttgctagtttttgttccaaccgattGTTATGACTTAGCTTTctaaacatttttctgttttagtCCTGTGTGAGGCCACAGGAGAATGTTTTCACCCTGGGTGTGTGAGCAGTCTTCATGTGCAGTCACGGTTATATCAGAAATATGAGCTCAACGTGTAATTGGGCTAATAATATAAAAGCAGAAGTGGGAAAGAAACCCCAAAATGGATGGGCCCTCCTCACGCACCCCCCAGTGTGTAGACCCAGATTCTTCATTTTATCAGTGTGAAGACTTAAGCTTTTAAAACTGGCCTGGGATCAGTGTGCAgtctgaatgagtgagtgaatgagtgtcctctctctctctctctctctctctctctctctctctctcctgcagcagcTGCGCAGTCAGGCGCGGGCGCTCATCACGTTCGCGGGGATGATCCCCTTCCGCATGGCGGGAGACACCAACGCCAGGCTGGTCCAGATGGAAGTCCTGATGAACTGACCTGTCTGCTACCACCGCCG
Encoded here:
- the nup93 gene encoding nuclear pore complex protein Nup93 isoform X2, which codes for MDAEGFGELLQQAEQLAAETEAISELPHVERNLQEIQQAGERLRSRTLTRTSQDTADVKASILLGSRGLDIFHISQRLESLSAATTFEPLEPVKDTDIQGFLKNERDNALLSTIEESRRRTFLLAEEYHRESMLVQWEQLKQRVLHTLLGAGEDALDFTQDVEPSFVTDVGAPGRSSLDSVEVAYGRQIYVFNEKIVNGHVQPNLGDLCASVADSLDDKNVSEMWLMVRQMTDVLLVPAKDSLKSRVAVNMQMAFVRQALQFLENSYKNYTMVTVFGNLHQAQLGGVPGTYQLVHSFLNIKLPGPLPGMQDGEVEGHPVWALIYYCLRCGDLSAAMQVVNRAQHQLGEFKNWFQEYMNSPDRRLAPATENKLRLHYRRVLRNSADPYKRAVYCLIGKCDIADNHGEVADKTEDYLWLKLNQVCFEDDANSAPQDRLTLAQLQKQLLEDYGESHFSASQQPFLYFQVLFLTAQFEAAVAFLFRVERLRSHAVHVALVLYELRLLLKSSGQSAQLLSQEAGDPPMVRRLNFIRLLMLYTRKFESTDPREALQYFYFLRNEKDSQGENMFMRCVSELVIESREFDMLLGRLEKDGSRKPGAIDKFAGDTRAIISKVAQEAENKGLFEEAVKLYELAKNPDKVLELMNRLLSPVVAQISAPQSNKERLKNLALAIAERYRTHGVAGDKSVDSTFYLLLDLTTFFDEYHAGHIDRAYDVMERLKLVPLSQDSVEERVAAFRNFSDEVRHNLSEVLLATMNILFTQYKRLKGAPAGTPGRPQRSMEDQDLLRSQARALITFAGMIPFRMAGDTNARLVQMEVLMN
- the nup93 gene encoding nuclear pore complex protein Nup93 isoform X1, which produces MDAEGFGELLQQAEQLAAETEAISELPHVERNLQEIQQAGERLRSRTLTRTSQDTADVKASILLGSRGLDIFHISQRLESLSAATTFEPLEPVKDTDIQGFLKNERDNALLSTIEESRRRTFLLAEEYHRESMLVQWEQLKQRVLHTLLGAGEDALDFTQDVEPSFVTDVGAPGRSSLDSVEVAYGRQIYVFNEKIVNGHVQPNLGDLCASVADSLDDKNVSEMWLMVRQMTDVLLVPAKDSLKSRVAVNMQMAFVRQALQFLENSYKNYTMVTVFGNLHQAQLGGVPGTYQLVHSFLNIKLPGPLPGMQDGEVEGHPVWALIYYCLRCGDLSAAMQVVNRAQHQLGEFKNWFQEYMNSPDRRLAPATENKLRLHYRRVLRNSADPYKRAVYCLIGKCDIADNHGEVADKTEDYLWLKLNQVCFEDDANSAPQDRLTLAQLQKQLLEDYGESHFSASQQPFLYFQVLFLTAQFEAAVAFLFRVERLRSHAVHVALVLYELRLLLKSSGQSAQLLSQEAGDPPMVRRLNFIRLLMLYTRKFESTDPREALQYFYFLRNEKDSQGENMFMRCVSELVIESREFDMLLGRLEKDGSRKPGAIDKFAGDTRAIISKVAQEAENKGLFEEAVKLYELAKNPDKVLELMNRLLSPVVAQISAPQSNKERLKNLALAIAERYRTHGVAGDKSVDSTFYLLLDLTTFFDEYHAGHIDRAYDVMERLKLVPLSQDSVEERVAAFRNFSDEVRHNLSEVLLATMNILFTQYKRLKGAPAGTPGRPQRSMEDQDLQLRSQARALITFAGMIPFRMAGDTNARLVQMEVLMN